In Streptomyces sp. TLI_146, the genomic stretch GGTGGCCGAGATGACGGGGGAGCGCGGCCCGGCGCTCCCGGAGGTGCACGAGTCCGCCACGGCCCACATAGCCGTCGAGCTCGGCGGCGTCACCCGGTTCCTGGCCGTCGCCGACATCGCGTACGCCGAGGCGCAGGGCGACTACGCCCGGCTGCACACCGATTCCGGCAGTCATCTGGTGCGCGTGCCGCTGTCGACGCTGGAGGACCGCTGGCGCGCGCACGGGTTCGTGCGGATCCACCGCAGCCACCTGGTGGCGCTCGCCAGGATCGACGAACTGCGCCTGGAGGCGGGCAGCATGACCGTCCGCATCGGCGGGGCCGAGCTCCCCGTCAGCCGCCGCCATGCCCGCACCCTCCGCGACCAGCTGATGCGTCGCGGCGGTCGTTGACGCTCCACCGCCTGCCTACTGATGGTGCGTCAGAACAGATGGATCGCCAGATGCCCGAGCGGCAGGCCGAGTTCCCACGCCGGGGTCCACACCCGCGGCTCGTCCTCGGCCTCGGCGCGCGGGTCGACCCCGCCCGGCACGACCGCGTCCAGGTCCGCGGCCAGCAGCTCGGTCTCCTCCAGCCACCGCCACGCGTCCCGCGCCAGCGCCAGGTCGGGGCCGGACCCGGCCGCCTCCCGCTCGCGCAGGCGCTCGCGGACCCAGCCGTGCCACGGCCGCCCGGCCGCGGTGAGCGAACTCCACTCGTCGAGTCTGGCCACCACCCGCGCGCCGCCGACCGCGCCGTCCGACAGGAAGATCGTCAACGCCAAGGCGTTGCGTCCGGCCCTGAATTCGAGCGTCGTCGGCGGCATGAGATCGCCGGTGCGCAGTAATTCGTCGGCGATGTACTCCGCGTACATCCATGCCATCGGCACCAGCAGTTCGCCACCACTGGTCCCGTTCGTACCCTCCGGACGCATTCCGTCTCGCCTCTTTCATCGACTGTCCAGGCGCTCCAGGGAGCTCCAGGGAGCATTGAACCGGGGGCGCGTGCCCGCCGTGGCCAGAAGGGCAGGATCCGTCATCCCCTACGAGGTGCCCATGCATGTGCGGCAGTCGCTCGGCGCGTACGTCCTCGGCGCCCTCGCGCCGGACGAGGACCGCCGGGTCGCCGGTCATCTGCGCACCTGCCCGGACTGCCGCGCGGCCTACCTGGAGGTCGCGGAGGCGCCCTCGATGCTGGCCCTGCTCTCCGAGGAGGACCTGGCGGACGGGCCGCCGGACGAGTAGCCCGGCAGGACCCGCGCCAGGGCCCGCAGAGCATAGTACGAGCGGGACTTGACGGTGCCGCACGGCACCCCCAGGACCTCCGCCGCCTCGGCCACGCTCAGTCCCCGGAAGTAGATCTGCGCCAGCACCGCCCGGTGCTCGGGGCTCAGGGTGCGCACCGCGTCCCGGACGTCGAGCGCCGCCGCCGACCGCTCGGCGTGGTCGTCCTGCGCCTCCACGCGCGCGTCGAGCACGGCGTCGTGCACCTCGACCGGCCGCGCCTGCCGGTTGCGGCGGGCGTCGATCGCCAGCCGCCGCCCGACGGTGAACAGCCACGGCCGCATCGAGGCGTACGGGCCCTCGAACGCCTCCGGGTGCTGCCAGGCCCGCACCAGCGTCTCCTGGAGCAGGTCCTCGGCGCGCTGACGGTCGCCGTAGGTGAGGCCGAGCAGGAAGTGCATCAGGGCGGGGCCGTGCTCGCGCTGGAGTGCCGCGAGGTCGGGCTCGCGGGTGTACCGCCGCGGCGGCGCCGCACCTCGTGGGGCCGCGTCCGCCCGTGGGGCCGCGTCCGAGATACCCGTGCTCACCGTGGTGCTCCCTTCCCGAGAAGTCCGCAGGCCGCAGCCCGTATCCGAGCGCAGTCGGGCGCGAAGGGACAGCCGCCGGACCGCGACATGCGACGAACGGTCGAATGGAGCGGCGAATGGTGCGGCGAACGGTTGGGGAATCGGACTATCTATGCATGATGTGGATATCTGATAATCAATCAGGTATTTCCGACCCATGGAGCCCGGTGCCATGACCAGCAGCACGAGCCGGCGGACGGCGGCCGTCGCGGCCCTCGTCCTCGCCGCGACCGCCGGGTGCGCGGTGGAGCACCCCGCCCCCGCGCGCCTGCCGCACCACCAGGACTCCGAGCGGCCCGGCACGCCGTCGCCGGCCGGCGGCTCCGCGAAGGCGGGGCCGCGCCCGTTCACGCTGGTCGCCACCGGTGACGTACTGCCGCACTCCTCGACCATCGAGCGCGCCGCGGCCGACGCGAGCGGGGACGGCTACGACTTCCGGCCGATGCTCGCCGGGGTCAAGCCGGTGATCTCCCGGGCGGACCTGGCGATCTGTCACATGGAGACGGTGTACGGGCCGGACGGCGGGCCCTTCACCGGCTATCCGGCGTTCAAGTCGCCGCCGCAGGTGGCCGCCGCGCTCAAGGACACCGGGTACGACTCGTGCTCGACCGCGTCCAACCACAGCCTCGACGACGGGGCGGACGGGATCGCCCGGACCCTTCGCGCCTTCGACAAGGCGGGCCTCAAGCACACCGGATCGGGCCGCACGGCCACGGAGTCGGCGGCGCCCGCCCTGCTGGAAGCGGGCGGCGCCAAGGTCGCCCAGCTGGCGTACACATACGACACCAACGGCTATCCGATGCCGGACGGCCAGCCGTGGGCCGTCCACCTCATCGACGAGCGGAAGATCCTCGCGGACGCGCGCGCGGCGCGGAAGGCGGGGGCCGACGTGGTCGTCGTCAGCCTGCACTGGGGCACCGAGTGGCAGACCGAGCCCGACGAGCAGCAGCTCACGCTGGGCAAGGCGCTCACGGCCTCCCGCACCGGCGGCCGCCCCGACATCGACCTCGTCCTGGGCACGCACGCGCACATCCCGCAGGCGTACGAGAAGGTCAACGGCACCTGGATCGTCTACGGCGAGGGCGACCAGATCGCGGGGGAGATGTTCAACAACTCCGGCGCGCGCGATCCGCGCGGCAACATGAGCTCCATCGCCCGCTTCACGTTCACGCCGCCCGCCCGGGAGGGGGCGCGCTGGGAGGTCACCAAGGCGGAGTTCATCCCCCAGTGGGTCGACGCGGACCGCGGCCGCGTCATCAACCTCCCCGAGGCCCTGCGCACCTCCCCCGACCGGGAGGACTACCGCACGGCACAGACGGAGATCCGGGAGGCGGTGCTGGGCCGCGGGGCGGTGAGGGACGGACTGACGATGGCGACGGGGTAGGGGACCTCTCGTTCGGCTGCGGACCGTGGGTGGCTGGTCGCGCAGTTCCCCGCGCCCCTAACCACCTAGGGGCGCGGGGAACTGCGCGAGCAACCCACCACTCAGCCGCGGACAAAGGCCGGGCCGGACCTACGGCACCACCGTCACCGGCCACCGCCCCGCCTTGACCAACCGCACCGCCACCGACCCCACGATCCGGTGCCCCGCAGACTCCGACGCACCCACCACCACCGCGTCCGCCTTCAGCGAATCCGCGGCCGCCACCAGCCCCCCGTACGCGTCCCCGCGCAACGTGTGGAACTCCCAGCGCACGGTCCAGATGTCCCGCACCCGTTCCGCCGCCGCGCGGATCTCCTCGGCGAGGCCCTCCGCGATCTCCCCGGTGGTGTCGGGGACCGGCGCCCCCATCGCGGCGCCCGCGGGCACCAGTGGCTGGACGTAGACCACCGCGAGCAGCGCGTTCTGGCGCCGGGCCAGCCCGCTCGCGTACGCCGCCGCGCGCAACGAGGAGTCGGAGCCGTCCACCCCGACGACGATGACCTTGGGACCGTCCGTACCGCGTTCGAAGGCTGCTGTCACACCATCGAGGCTAGTCCCACGCGGGGGCGCGCCCGACAGGCGGCCCGGCGTGCCGCTCCCTAGAGTGCAAGGCATGCGTGTCAGCGAGGAGACGCCCATACCGGCACGGGCCCGGACGCCCGCGCGGTCCCGGTTCCTGAGCCGGGTGCCGGAGGCCTTCGCGATGTTCTTCGCCGGGCTCGGGCTGTACTGCGGCGCCATCGCGCTGGTGCCCGTGCTGCGCCGATGGCTGCGGCCCCTCTCCTGGTTCCTCGACCGGGTCACCGTCCCCGTCAGCGCCAACCTCGCCTACGCCGTCTTCCTGCTGCTGCTCGCCGCCGCGATCGGCGCCCGCAAGAAGGTCGCCTGGTGGCTGGTGGTCGGCTACCTCGGGCTGCTCTTCCTCGCCGACGTGCTGCTCGTCGCCGTCGCCGAGTGGATGTGGGCCGCCAACGGCATCGTGTGCGGGGCCGCGCTCCTCGTGCTGATCCTGGCGCGCGGCGAGTTCTACGCCGAGACCCGGCGCGGCGCGGTCCGGCGCGCGCTGCTCGTCCTGGTGCTCGGACTCGCCGCGGGCGTCGTGGCCGGCTGGGCCCTGGTGGAGATCTTCCCCGGCACGCTCCCGCGCGGCCAGCGGCTGCTGTGGGCCAGCAACCGGGTGCTCGGCGGCCTCGCCTCCAGCGGCCAGTTCGACGGCCGCCCGCCCCGCCCGCTCTACTTCTTCCTCGGTCTGTTCGGCGCGATCGCCCTGCTCAGCGCGGCCACCACGCTCTTCCGCTCGCAGCGCATGGAGGCCGCGCTGCACGGCGACGAGGAGCCGCGCATCCGGGCCCTGCTGCGCGCCTACGGCCGGGACGACTCGCTCGGCTACTTCGCCACCCGCCGCGACAAGGCGGTGGTGTTCTCGCCGAGCGGCAAGGCGGCCGTCACCTACCGGGTGGAGGCCGGGGTCGCCCTGGCCAGCGGCGACCCCGTCGGCGACCCGGAGGCGTGGGGGCCCGCCATCGCCGCCTGGCTGGACGTGGCCAGGAAGTACGCCTGGGCGCCCGCCGTGATGGGCGCGTCCGAGGAGGGCGCCACCGTCTACGCCCGGTACGGTCTGGGCGCCATGCAACTGGGAGACGAGGCGATCCTGCACGTCGCCCGGTTCGACCTGGACGGCCGCGAGATGCGGGTGACCCGGCAGGCCGTCCGCCGCGTCGCCAGGACCGGCGCCACCACCCGGATCCGCCGCCACTCGGCGCTCACCGACGAGGAGATGGGCCAGATCGTCGACCGGGCCGACGCCTGGCGGGACACCGAGACCGAACGCGGCTTCTCCATGGCGCTCGACCGCCTGGGCGACCCGGCCGACGGCGACTGCCTGCTGGTGGAGGCGTTCGACGCGGACGGCAAGCTGATCGCGCTGCTCTCGTTCGTGCCCTGGGGCCCGGACGGCATCTCGCTCGATCTGATGCGGCGCGACCGCAGCGCACCCAACGGCGTCATGGAGTTCATGGTGGCCGAGCTCTGCGCGTACGCACCGAAGCTGGGCGTACGGCGGATCTCGCTCAACTTCGCGGTGTTCCGCTCCGCCTTCGAGGAGGGCGCCCGGATCGGCGCGGGCCCGGTGCTGCGGCTGTGGCGTCGGCTGCTGCTGTTCTTCTCCAAGTGGTGGCAGCTGGAGGCGCTGTACCGGTCGAACGTGAAGTACCAGCCGCAGTGGTTCCCGCGCTTTCTCTGCTACGGGGACGCGGGCTCGCTCGCCCGCGTCGGGCTCGCCTCCGGCATCGCCGAGGGCTTCGTCTCCGTACCCAGTCTGCGCAAGCTGTGGGGCAAGGGGCACCCCAGGGGCGTCACCAGTCCTGGCAGCACCGAGGGCCTGCCGTCCATCGAGGCGCTCGGCCTGTCCGAACAGGGCGCCGCGGGGGCGGGGGAGCGGCGGCTGCCCGATCAGGTGCGGGTGCGCCACCGCAAGCTGGAGCGGCTGCGGGCCGAGGGCGCCGAACCGTATCCGGTGGTCATTCCGACGCGCACCCACACCCTGGCGGACCTGCGCGCGGCCGGTGCGGGCACGGCCGCCACGGTGGCCGGGCGCGTGATGGCCGTACGCGACTTCGGCGGGGTCGTCTTCGCCGTACTGCGCGACTGGTCGGGCGACCTCCAGCTGGCGCTCACCCGGGACGGCACGGGCGCGCGGGTGCTCGACCACTTCACCCGTGACGTCGACCTCGGCGACCACATCACCGCCACGGGCACCACCGGCACCACGGTCAAGGGCGAGTACTCGCTCTTCGTCACCGGCTGGCAGATGACCGGCAAGTGCCTGCGCCCGCTGCCCGACAAGCGGCTCGGCCTGGCCGACCCCGAGGCCCGGGTGCGCCGCCGCTACCTCGACCTGGTGGCCCGCCCCGAGGCCCGCGACGTCGTACGGGCCCGCTCCACCGCCGTCCAGGCGCTGCGGCAGGGCCTGCTCGACCGCGGCTATCTGGAGGTCGAGACACCGATGCTCCAGCAGATCCACGGCGGCGCCAACGCCCGCCCCTTCACCACCCACATCAACGCCTACGACCTGGACCTGTATCTGCGGATCGCCCCCGAGCTGTATCTCAAGCGGCTGTGCGTCGGCGGGGTCGAGAAGGTCTTCGAGATGGGCCGCACCTTCCGCAACGAGGGCGTCTCGTACAAGCACAACCCCGAGTTCACGATGCTGGAGGCCTACCAGGCCTTCGCCGACTACGACGTGATGCTCGATCTGACCCGCGAGCTCATCCAGGGCGCCGCGACCGCCGCGTTCGGCGCGCCGGTGGCGCGCAAGGCCGGTCCCGACGGGCGGCTGGTGGAGCACGACATCTCCGGACCCTGGCCGGTCAAGACGCTGTACGGGGCGCTCTCCGAGGCGCTGGGCGAGGAGGTCGACGCCGACACCGAGGAGCGGGAGCTGCGCCGGCTGTGCGACCGGGCCGGGGTCCCGCATACACCTGAGAACTCCCGGGGCGACGTGGTGTTGGAGATGTACGAACGGATGGTCGAGGAGAGGACCCAGCTGCCCACGTTCTACAAGGACTTCCCGACCGACGTCTCGCCGCTCACCCGCCAGCACCGGAGCGATCCCCGGCTGGCCGAGCGCTGGGACCTGGTGGCGTTCGGCACGGAACTGGGCACCGCCTACTCGGAGTTGACCGACCCGGTGGAGCAGCGGCGGCGGCTCACCGCGCAGTCGCTGCTCGCGGCAGGCGGCGACCCGGAGGCGATGGAGCTCGACGAGGAGTTCCTGGACGCGCTCGAATACGCCATGCCGCCCACCGGCGGACTCGGCATCGGAGTGGACCGGCTCGTCATGTTCCTCACCGGCCTGACGATCCGTGAGACACTGCCGTTCCCGCTGGTACGCCGCCACTGAGCCACGGCCGTCAACGGTTCGCCCGGGTGCGTCCCAACGGGTGTTTTCGGCCGCGCGGGCGGTGCGCTTCAGCCGCCGGGACCGCGTGTCGTGCGAGCCATGGGTCATGAAAAAGGATGAGATGCTCCCCGGGCGGCGCATGTTCCTGCGCGTCGGCGCCTGTCTGGGAGCCGCCGCCGCCCTGCGGATGCTGACCGCCGAGGACACCGGCGCTCCGGAGCGGAAGGCCGCGCAGGCCGCCGCCGGCCCGCAGGCCGCGGCGCCCCGGCTGAAGTCCACCGCGTACCGACTGGAGCCGATGACCGCCGAGGCCCCGCCGCAGTACCGCACCGCGCTGCCGCCCGTGCGGCGCCGGCCGTTCCTGAGCATGCCCGAGCTCGGCCCCGACACCATGGTGCTGACCTTCGACGACGGCCCCGACCCGCGCTACACGCCGGAGATCCTGCGGACCCTGCGCGAGCACGACGTGCGCGCGATGTTCTTCGTCTGCGGCGAGATGGCCACCGACAACCGCGACCTGCTGCGCGAGATGCGCGACGACGGGCATGTGATCGGCAACCACTCCTGGACGCACCCGCTGCTCATCAAGATGTCGCGGGAGGCGGTACGCGACGAGATGACCCGGACCAGCGAGGTCGTCGAGGAGGTGCTCGGCGAGCGGCCGCAGTGGTTCCGCGCCCCCTACGGCGCCTGGAACCGCAACTCGTTCCAGATCGGCGCCGAACTCGGCATGGAGCCGATGGGCTGGACCCTCGACACGCTGGACTGGACGACGCCCGGCACCGACACGATCGTGCGCCGGGTCCAGCAGGGCGCCGCCCCGGGCGTCGTGGTGCTCTCGCACGACGCGGGGGGCGACCGCTCGCAGAGCGTGGCGGCGCTGCGCACCTATCTGCCCCGGCTGCTGGCCGCGGGCTACCGCCTGCGCGTACCGCCCAAGCGGCGCTGAGGGCGGGGAGGTTCAGCGGGTGGCCACCATCCGGGCGAAGACCACCACGTTGCCGTCGTAGCCCTTGGTCCTGGTGAAGCCGCCGCCGCAGGTGATCACCCGCAGCTCCGGGTGCCCGGTGTCGCCGTACACCCGGGCACCCGGGAAGTTGTTCTTGTCGTAGACCTCGACGCCGTAGACCTCGAAGACGGCCACATGCCCGTCGTAGCGGGTCACCTCGACGTGGTTGCCCTTCTTGAGCGAGCCGAGTCCGTAGAAGACGGCGGGGCCCCGCAGGGTGTCGACGTGGCCGACCATCACGGCGGTGCCGCGCTGGCCGGGGGCGATCGCGTTCTGGTACCAGCCCGCCAGATTGGGGTCGTCCGGCGGCGGCGCCTGCACCCAGCCGTCCTGGTCGATGCCGACCTCGATGACCGGGGCGTCGACCTTGATCGCGTCGATCCTGACCCGGGAGGCCGGCGCGTACCCCAGCGGCTCCACCGGGGCGGTGGAGGTGGCCGGGACGAACACCTCCGGCCGGCCCGCCAGCGCGGCGGCCGCCGCGGGCTGCGGGGGGCCCATCGTGACGTCCGCGCCGTTCCGCATCAGCGCCAGACCGGTGAGCATCACCAGGGCGAGCGCCCCCCACGGCGACCGCCTCCGATGCTCCGAGCCGCCCTCTTCCTGCCCCATCTCGCTCCCTCCAAAGCCCTCCGTGCCACCTCTAGGCACGGTAAGGGCGTACTCGCACCCCGGCGATCAGAGAGGTGCGAACGGGTGGTGGCGGAGGCGGCCGCCGATCCGGGCGGCCACGGGGGGTGACCCATCCGTGTCATTGGTCCGACAAAAATTCTGACGGTCTGTGACCTGCGGGTCCGTCAGATCGGCGGTTCGCTCACCGGCGTGTCGGCTCACCAGGGTGGACCAGCGCGACATGCGAGGTGAGAAGCCTGCGGTGAGGGTTCGTCATGGGAGGCGTACTCGTCGAATTTCCCGGAGCACGGCTTTGGGGCGCCCTCCCTCGGAGGTTCAACCATGCGTGCTGCACGCGCTCTCCCGGTGGCCGTGGCCGCCTTCGCGGCGGTGGGGCTCTCAGCCCCGCTCGCCTCCGCCAACTTCGGCCCGAGCAACGTCACCGTCAACCCCAGCGCGGTGCACCCGGGCTCCACGCTGACGATCACGGCCAACGGCTGCGGCCACGGCGGCATCGTGACGTCGAACGCCTTTTCCCCCACGTCCCTCTCGGGCGGTGACACCGGGTTCGCGACCGCCAGGATCCACGACCACATCACCCCCGGGTCGTACAACCTGTCGGTCCGCTGCAACGACAACCCGCGGACGGAGACGCGCAGCTTCACCGTGCTCCCCGGCCGCGGCGCGATGGGCGGCCTCGGGGGCGCCGCGGGGCCGACCCAGACCGAGATGGCCGTCGGCGGGTCCCTGGTGGCGCTCGCCGCCATCGGCGGTGCCGTGTTCGTGGCACGGCGCCGCCGCACGAGCGGCGGGCGGGTCTGACCGGCCGAACCTCCCGGACAGAGCCGAACCGCCCGTCGCCCCGAGTCCTGGCCAGGACTCGGGGCGACGGGCGGTTCGCGGCTCTCTGTGCCGGAGCTTGCCTGCCGGACGGGCTAGTTGTCGCGGCGGCGCAGATAGAACATCAGGCCGCCGCCGGCCGCGGCGACGAGCGCGAGGCCGACCGCGATCTCGCCCTTGTCGATGCCGTCCGCGGTGCCGCCGAGGCCGCCCCGCACACCGCGCGAGGGCGCGGTGGTGGTGCTGATGGTGGGCCTGGTCGTGGGGCGGAGCGTCTGCGGCCCGCCGGTGATCGTGAGATCGGTGGTGCCCCGCTCGCCGGCGCACATGAACGTCACGGTGTAGGTGGCACCGCGCCTGGCGTTGAAGTCGACCTGGGCGGTCGTGGAGCTGTTCGGCGAGATGGTCACCGTGTTGAAGACGCCGGAGGAGGCGGTGGCGGTGGAGGGGCACCCGGTGACGTTCAGCGTGACCGTACCGCCGGGGGCGATGGTGGAGGGGGACACACTGAACGCGAACGACGTGATGTTGCTGCCGTGCGCGCCGCCGCCGTCGGCGGCCAGCGCTGCCGCGGGGGTGGCGAGGGAGAGAGCCGCGGCGCCGAGCAAGGTGGCGGATGCGATGCGTATCGCGCCCATGGACAATCCTCCGGGTCCCCGAGGAGCACTGCGGAACCGTTTTCCACAAAAAGCGGGAAATGCACCTCGTGCCCGACACGCTAGGAGCGGGCGGCCCCGGTCGCGATCGGTGTCCGGCGAATGGGGCATTCGCTTCCCCCACCCGGCGGACCTGTCGGGGTGTCACCGGGGATTTCGGCTGAGCGTGCCGGGCGTCGGGGCGCAGGCGGGGGTCCGAGGACAGGCGCTCAGGTGAACAGGTCGGGGAAGAGGTCGCGGAACGGCGCCGAGGTGGCGGACAGGCCCCGGCCGAACGGTGCGTCGAAGTCCCAGATCAGGAAGAGCAGGAAGGCGATGAGCACGCTGAAGAGCCCGGCCAGCAGCAGTTCGCGCCCGGTGCGGCGGATCTGGAGCGTGAAGATCAGGCCGACGGTCACCACGGCCCCCGTGATCAGCCCGAACCAGACGACCCCGGGCATCGTGGCCCCGGCGCCCGCGCCGCGCGTGTTGCGGGCTTCGTCGACGGCCGCCACCTGGTCGACCAGCGGCTGGTACGCCTGGCCCTCGTGGTCGGTCTTGGGCTCGTAGTCCGTGACGTCCCGGCGCAGCTGGGCGAGCAGGACCGACCCCCGGTCGCCGAGCTCGCCCTTGACCTCCATGTGGTGCCACTCGGAGCGGACGACGTAGGTGACGTACGAGTCGACGTCGGCGCGGATGCGCTCGCGGGCCGGGCCCGGGTAGACCTGGACGCGCTCGCTGATCTCGTGGAGCGCCTGCGCCTCCTGGCGGACGGTCTCCGAGGCCGAGCCCCGGGCCTCCCAGACGCCCGCGATGGCGAGGCCGAGGACGATCGCGTAGATCACTCCCATCATCATCGTCATGTACTCCATGACGTCCGGGGTCTGGGAGGGGTCGTCGTCCTCGCCGATGCGGCGGTGGTTGACGATGACGATGGTCAGCACGACGACGCAGGCCGCGGCCATCGCGATGGCGAGGACGATCCAGTCCTTCAAGGGGGAACCTCCGACGAGGGAGAAGCGGGAACGGCGCGGCGCGGGGCCGACGGCTAGCTGGAGCGGGGGCGGAGCACCGCGACGGCGACCACCGCGGGCACCGTGACGAGCAGGGTGAGCGTCACCGTGGAGAGCCCCGGAGCGTGCTTCTTCCGCGGCGGCCTGCGGTACGCGGGCAGCGCGATGGGCCGCTGCCGGGGCGGCGGAGTGGCGGAAGGGCTCGGCGGCACGGGCGCGGGGGGCGGCGGGGGCGCCGGCTCCGGTGGTACGGGCGCCACCGGCCGGGGCTTCGGTGGCTGCGGCGCGGGCGGAGCGGGCGGCGCGGGAGGGACCGGCTTCGGCGGGGCCGGTGGATGCGCCGGCGGGGGCTTCGGCGGCGCTGGAGGCTCGGGCGGTTCGGGAGGCTTGGGCGGCGGCGGTTTCGGCGTGGGCGGCGGGGGCGACGGCGTGCAGATGCCGCCCCCGGCGACCGCCACCGCCCAGTCGTCCCCGGCGCCGCCGGAGACCGAGGCGTACGCGCAGGCGTCCGCGCGCGCGTACGGCGCCGGGCCGGTCAGCAGCAGGGCGAGGGCGGCGGCCGAGAGCAGCCGCCGCGCCAAGTGGGTTACGGGCACGCCAGGATCATCCGGCCCGGGGGACCGCACGGCCATGAGACCGACGCGGATTCGCCTGATGGGGGGAGGTTGGGTGGGTTTGCGTTTGGAACCGCCGGGGGGCGGTTCGGCGGGTGCGGGAAAATTCTTTCGCAGGCTTTGAACACTCCAGGGGCCGCCACGCGTACCTAGGGCCATGAAAGGCGCACCCAGGCGCCACAAGAAGCAGCGGATCAAAGGGAGTTGACATGGCAACCTGGCGCAACGCCTCGCTCGCGGTGACGGCGGCGGCAGTACTGGCACTCACGGCGACGGCCTGCGGCCAGGACAAGGGAAGTGCCTCGCCGAAGGGCCAGTCCGTCGGCAACGCCGCTCAGGCCGCGGGCAGTGGGAACGCGTACGGATACGGCGACGCGGGCTACGGCTCGGGGTCGGGCACGGCCAACCAGGCGGCGGCCAAGGCGGCCGGGCAGCTGGCGGTGTGGGACAGCAAGGAACTGGGCAAGGTGGTCACCGACAGCGCCGGATTCACGCTCTACCGCTTCGACAAGGACACCGCGAGCCCGCCCAAGTCGAATTGCGACGGCGACTGCGCGAAGCTGTGGCCGGCCGTGCCCGCGGGCAGCGTCACGGCGGCTCCCGGCACCGACGCGAGCCTCATCGGCGAGGTGACCCGGACCGACGGCAGCAAGCAGCTGACGCTCGCGGGCTGGCCGATGTACCGGTACACCAAGGACACCAAGCCCGGCGACGCGACCGGGGAGGGCGTGGGCGGCACGTGGCACGCCTCGGCCCCCGACGGCAAGAAGGCGACGCCGTCCGCCGACAGCGCCGGGGCCGGGGGCGGGGCGGAGACGCCGAGCCTGCCGGGCCTCTCGGTCCGCGAGGACCCCAAGCTCGGCAAGATCATCGTCGATTCCCGCGGGATGACCGTCTACCGGTTCAAGAAGGACTCCGCCTGGCCCATGAAGTCGGCCTGCACCGGCGACTGCCTCAAGAAGTGGCCGGTGGTCGCGCCGGTCGACAAGAAGGACACCGAGGGCATCATCCAGAAGGGCTTCGTCACCTTCAACCGGCCCGACGGGATCAAGCAGCAGTCGGTCAACTGCTGGCCGATCTACACCTACGCCGGTGACAGCAAGCCTGGCGACACCAATGGCCAGGGCGTGGGCGGCACCTGGTGGGCCGTCTCTCCCGAGGGAAAGCTGATCGCCACCGCCAAGTGACCCCCCTCCCAAGGTCGTCGGCCCGTCACCGTGTCCCCCGCGCGGTGGCGGGTTCGACGTGCGTTCCGGCGGGTGTGACCGAACTTGTGTGTGACCAATAACGGATCGGCATTTTCCGTTTTTACTCGCCCTCCTGCCTGACGATCAGTAGCCTCAGCTCGAACACTGACCATGCACATGGCCATCACACCCCCCGCGGCGAGTTGTTGGAGACATAGATGGAGCGTCCGGCCTGGGCCCCTACGGGCATCGACATCTCGGTGCCGAGTGTGTCCCGCATCTACGACTACTACCTGGGCGGCTCGCACAACTTCGAGGTGGACCGGGAAGCCGCGCGCAAGGCCATGGAGTTCATCCCCGGGCTGCCCAAGGTGATGCAGGCGAACCGGGCCTTCATGCGGCGGGCGGTCCGTTTCGCCCTGGATGAGGGAATCACCCAGTTCCTGGACATCGGCTCGGGCATCCCGACGTTCGGCAACGTCCATGAGGTCGCCCAGAGCGCTGCCCCCGAGGCGCGGGTGGTCTACGTCGACCACGACCCGGTCGCCGTCGCGCACAGCAAGGCCGTCCTGGAGGGCAACGACCGGGCGGGCGTGGTCGCCGCCGACCTGCGCAAGCCGCAGGACATCCTCAGCAGCCCGGAGGTCACCCGGCTGCTCGACCTGGACCGGCCGGTCGCCCTCCTGCTGGTCGCCGTCCTCCACTTCGTGGAGGACTCG encodes the following:
- a CDS encoding LytTR family DNA-binding domain-containing protein, yielding MLRVLAVDDEAPALEELLYLLRSDPRIRSAEGATGATDALRLIGGALDAGPDDEQGVDVVFLDIHMAGLTGLDIARLLAGFARPPLIVFVTAHEGFAVQAFDLKAVDYVLKPVRRERLAEAVRRVAEMTGERGPALPEVHESATAHIAVELGGVTRFLAVADIAYAEAQGDYARLHTDSGSHLVRVPLSTLEDRWRAHGFVRIHRSHLVALARIDELRLEAGSMTVRIGGAELPVSRRHARTLRDQLMRRGGR
- a CDS encoding zf-HC2 domain-containing protein, which translates into the protein MHVRQSLGAYVLGALAPDEDRRVAGHLRTCPDCRAAYLEVAEAPSMLALLSEEDLADGPPDE
- a CDS encoding sigma-70 family RNA polymerase sigma factor; amino-acid sequence: MSTGISDAAPRADAAPRGAAPPRRYTREPDLAALQREHGPALMHFLLGLTYGDRQRAEDLLQETLVRAWQHPEAFEGPYASMRPWLFTVGRRLAIDARRNRQARPVEVHDAVLDARVEAQDDHAERSAAALDVRDAVRTLSPEHRAVLAQIYFRGLSVAEAAEVLGVPCGTVKSRSYYALRALARVLPGYSSGGPSARSSSESRASIEGASATSR
- a CDS encoding CapA family protein — translated: MTSSTSRRTAAVAALVLAATAGCAVEHPAPARLPHHQDSERPGTPSPAGGSAKAGPRPFTLVATGDVLPHSSTIERAAADASGDGYDFRPMLAGVKPVISRADLAICHMETVYGPDGGPFTGYPAFKSPPQVAAALKDTGYDSCSTASNHSLDDGADGIARTLRAFDKAGLKHTGSGRTATESAAPALLEAGGAKVAQLAYTYDTNGYPMPDGQPWAVHLIDERKILADARAARKAGADVVVVSLHWGTEWQTEPDEQQLTLGKALTASRTGGRPDIDLVLGTHAHIPQAYEKVNGTWIVYGEGDQIAGEMFNNSGARDPRGNMSSIARFTFTPPAREGARWEVTKAEFIPQWVDADRGRVINLPEALRTSPDREDYRTAQTEIREAVLGRGAVRDGLTMATG
- a CDS encoding universal stress protein produces the protein MPCTLGSGTPGRLSGAPPRGTSLDGVTAAFERGTDGPKVIVVGVDGSDSSLRAAAYASGLARRQNALLAVVYVQPLVPAGAAMGAPVPDTTGEIAEGLAEEIRAAAERVRDIWTVRWEFHTLRGDAYGGLVAAADSLKADAVVVGASESAGHRIVGSVAVRLVKAGRWPVTVVP